Proteins encoded in a region of the Esox lucius isolate fEsoLuc1 chromosome 9, fEsoLuc1.pri, whole genome shotgun sequence genome:
- the LOC105021638 gene encoding endonuclease V isoform X5 yields the protein MSHLSQEELVKQWESEQASLRQLMVEEDTEDWQRSPDFTGLERVGGVDLSFVKGDDVNACAQLVVLSYPDLELLYEDSQMVTLTAPYIAGFLAFRETPYLLEALQRLEKTQPNLLPQVVLVDGNGLFHYREFGLACHLGVLSGLPCVGVAKNLLQVQGVTKSQQHQLQIASLQKGGDSFPLTAASGKVLGKALRSSDSSTKPVYVSTGHRISLETALRLTHTCCRYRVPEPIRQARKWTNHEIQNNTTMCTVKIHQEP from the exons ATGTCTCATCTTTCTCAGGAAGAATTGGTCAAGCAATGGGAAAG TGAACAGGCGtccctgaggcagctgatggtGGAGGAGGATACTGAGGATTGGCAGAGGAGTCCGGACTTCACCGGGCTGGAGAGGGTCGGAGGTGTGGACCTGTCCTTCGTCAAAGGAGATGATGTTAACGCCTGTGCCCAGCTAGTGGTGCTCAGCTACCCAGATCTGGAG CTGCTATATGAGGACAGCCAGATGGTGACCCTAAccgccccatacattgcagggTTCCTGGCCTTCAGGGAGACTCCCTACCTGCTGGAGGCTCTTCAGCGCCTGGAGAAGACGCAGCCCAACCTGCTACCTCAG GTGGTCTTGGTGGATGGGAATGGCCTATTCCACTACAGAG AGTTTGGCCTGGCGTGTCATCTGGGCGTCCTGTCAGGGCTTCCTTGTGTAGGTGTGGCCAAGAACCTACTGCAAGTACAGGGGGTGACCAAGAGCCAGCAACACCAGTTGCAG ATTGCCTCGCTGCAGAAGGGAGGTGACAGTTTCCCTCTGACAGCTGCCTCCGGGAAGGTGCTGGGGAAG GCCCTGCGTAGTTCCGACAGCAGCACCAAACCTGTTTACGTGTCAACAGGCCACAGAATCAGCCTGGAGACGGCCCTGCGTCTGACACACACCTGCTGCCGCTACCGCGTCCCAGAGCCCATCAGACAG
- the LOC105021638 gene encoding endonuclease V isoform X1 yields the protein MSHLSQEELVKQWESEQASLRQLMVEEDTEDWQRSPDFTGLERVGGVDLSFVKGDDVNACAQLVVLSYPDLELLYEDSQMVTLTAPYIAGFLAFRETPYLLEALQRLEKTQPNLLPQVVLVDGNGLFHYREFGLACHLGVLSGLPCVGVAKNLLQVQGVTKSQQHQLQIASLQKGGDSFPLTAASGKVLGKALRSSDSSTKPVYVSTGHRISLETALRLTHTCCRYRVPEPIRQQHVVPQTWMSSLTGSGPDAALIITIVYGLWMFSRKQRTNAARRYVAVLRLARDAASCFFGMALGLDSLTNEIINYRFIVGLCLLLF from the exons ATGTCTCATCTTTCTCAGGAAGAATTGGTCAAGCAATGGGAAAG TGAACAGGCGtccctgaggcagctgatggtGGAGGAGGATACTGAGGATTGGCAGAGGAGTCCGGACTTCACCGGGCTGGAGAGGGTCGGAGGTGTGGACCTGTCCTTCGTCAAAGGAGATGATGTTAACGCCTGTGCCCAGCTAGTGGTGCTCAGCTACCCAGATCTGGAG CTGCTATATGAGGACAGCCAGATGGTGACCCTAAccgccccatacattgcagggTTCCTGGCCTTCAGGGAGACTCCCTACCTGCTGGAGGCTCTTCAGCGCCTGGAGAAGACGCAGCCCAACCTGCTACCTCAG GTGGTCTTGGTGGATGGGAATGGCCTATTCCACTACAGAG AGTTTGGCCTGGCGTGTCATCTGGGCGTCCTGTCAGGGCTTCCTTGTGTAGGTGTGGCCAAGAACCTACTGCAAGTACAGGGGGTGACCAAGAGCCAGCAACACCAGTTGCAG ATTGCCTCGCTGCAGAAGGGAGGTGACAGTTTCCCTCTGACAGCTGCCTCCGGGAAGGTGCTGGGGAAG GCCCTGCGTAGTTCCGACAGCAGCACCAAACCTGTTTACGTGTCAACAGGCCACAGAATCAGCCTGGAGACGGCCCTGCGTCTGACACACACCTGCTGCCGCTACCGCGTCCCAGAGCCCATCAGACAG CAACACGTGGTGCCTCAAACATGGATGTCCTCTCTGACAGGAAGCGGCCCGGATGCTGCCCTTATAATCACAATTGTCTACGGATTATGGATGTTTTCTCGGAAACAAAGGACCAATGCTGCTCGCCGGTATGTTGCAGTCCTTCGACTGGCACGTGATGCAGCAAGCTGTTTTTTTGGAATGGCATTAGGCCTCGACTCATTaacaaatgaaataattaattacagGTTTATTGTTGGGCTGTGCCTATTGTTGTTCTGA
- the LOC105021638 gene encoding endonuclease V isoform X4, producing MSHLSQEELVKQWESEQASLRQLMVEEDTEDWQRSPDFTGLERVGGVDLSFVKGDDVNACAQLVVLSYPDLELLYEDSQMVTLTAPYIAGFLAFRETPYLLEALQRLEKTQPNLLPQVVLVDGNGLFHYREFGLACHLGVLSGLPCVGVAKNLLQVQGVTKSQQHQLQIASLQKGGDSFPLTAASGKVLGKALRSSDSSTKPVYVSTGHRISLETALRLTHTCCRYRVPEPIRQEPQGLTCPRKHIASEIPRVWGTPYAGLEKEAGHCWAPPGNKIERGFTSESPFLYCLWSQSLRGILQSCH from the exons ATGTCTCATCTTTCTCAGGAAGAATTGGTCAAGCAATGGGAAAG TGAACAGGCGtccctgaggcagctgatggtGGAGGAGGATACTGAGGATTGGCAGAGGAGTCCGGACTTCACCGGGCTGGAGAGGGTCGGAGGTGTGGACCTGTCCTTCGTCAAAGGAGATGATGTTAACGCCTGTGCCCAGCTAGTGGTGCTCAGCTACCCAGATCTGGAG CTGCTATATGAGGACAGCCAGATGGTGACCCTAAccgccccatacattgcagggTTCCTGGCCTTCAGGGAGACTCCCTACCTGCTGGAGGCTCTTCAGCGCCTGGAGAAGACGCAGCCCAACCTGCTACCTCAG GTGGTCTTGGTGGATGGGAATGGCCTATTCCACTACAGAG AGTTTGGCCTGGCGTGTCATCTGGGCGTCCTGTCAGGGCTTCCTTGTGTAGGTGTGGCCAAGAACCTACTGCAAGTACAGGGGGTGACCAAGAGCCAGCAACACCAGTTGCAG ATTGCCTCGCTGCAGAAGGGAGGTGACAGTTTCCCTCTGACAGCTGCCTCCGGGAAGGTGCTGGGGAAG GCCCTGCGTAGTTCCGACAGCAGCACCAAACCTGTTTACGTGTCAACAGGCCACAGAATCAGCCTGGAGACGGCCCTGCGTCTGACACACACCTGCTGCCGCTACCGCGTCCCAGAGCCCATCAGACAG GAGCCCCAGGGTCTGACTTGTCCCAGAAAACACATTGCCAGTGAGATACCTCGAGTTTGGGGCACCCCTTACGCAGGGTTGGAGAAGGAAGCAGGCCATTGTTGGGCCCCACCAGGAAATAAAATAGAACGGGGGTTTACCTCAGAGTCCCCTTTCTTGTACTGTCTCTGGTCACAGTCTCTTAGAGGTATTCTGCAGTCCTGCCACTAG
- the LOC105021638 gene encoding endonuclease V isoform X6 yields the protein MSHLSQEELVKQWESEQASLRQLMVEEDTEDWQRSPDFTGLERVGGVDLSFVKGDDVNACAQLVVLSYPDLELLYEDSQMVTLTAPYIAGFLAFRETPYLLEALQRLEKTQPNLLPQVVLVDGNGLFHYREFGLACHLGVLSGLPCVGVAKNLLQVQGVTKSQQHQLQIASLQKGGDSFPLTAASGKVLGKALRSSDSSTKPVYVSTGHRISLETALRLTHTCCRYRVPEPIRQADMRSREYLRVHFPAAADT from the exons ATGTCTCATCTTTCTCAGGAAGAATTGGTCAAGCAATGGGAAAG TGAACAGGCGtccctgaggcagctgatggtGGAGGAGGATACTGAGGATTGGCAGAGGAGTCCGGACTTCACCGGGCTGGAGAGGGTCGGAGGTGTGGACCTGTCCTTCGTCAAAGGAGATGATGTTAACGCCTGTGCCCAGCTAGTGGTGCTCAGCTACCCAGATCTGGAG CTGCTATATGAGGACAGCCAGATGGTGACCCTAAccgccccatacattgcagggTTCCTGGCCTTCAGGGAGACTCCCTACCTGCTGGAGGCTCTTCAGCGCCTGGAGAAGACGCAGCCCAACCTGCTACCTCAG GTGGTCTTGGTGGATGGGAATGGCCTATTCCACTACAGAG AGTTTGGCCTGGCGTGTCATCTGGGCGTCCTGTCAGGGCTTCCTTGTGTAGGTGTGGCCAAGAACCTACTGCAAGTACAGGGGGTGACCAAGAGCCAGCAACACCAGTTGCAG ATTGCCTCGCTGCAGAAGGGAGGTGACAGTTTCCCTCTGACAGCTGCCTCCGGGAAGGTGCTGGGGAAG GCCCTGCGTAGTTCCGACAGCAGCACCAAACCTGTTTACGTGTCAACAGGCCACAGAATCAGCCTGGAGACGGCCCTGCGTCTGACACACACCTGCTGCCGCTACCGCGTCCCAGAGCCCATCAGACAG
- the LOC105021638 gene encoding endonuclease V isoform X2 — translation MSHLSQEELVKQWESEQASLRQLMVEEDTEDWQRSPDFTGLERVGGVDLSFVKGDDVNACAQLVVLSYPDLELLYEDSQMVTLTAPYIAGFLAFRETPYLLEALQRLEKTQPNLLPQVVLVDGNGLFHYREFGLACHLGVLSGLPCVGVAKNLLQVQGVTKSQQHQLQIASLQKGGDSFPLTAASGKVLGKALRSSDSSTKPVYVSTGHRISLETALRLTHTCCRYRVPEPIRQAVRSNLDNPQGTKQHLNKETHTLRLPWRRRRVPRFPGFLPPDGCQGQPLDKLHRCLAAAGLPRVSRAAESTIWPPLLTV, via the exons ATGTCTCATCTTTCTCAGGAAGAATTGGTCAAGCAATGGGAAAG TGAACAGGCGtccctgaggcagctgatggtGGAGGAGGATACTGAGGATTGGCAGAGGAGTCCGGACTTCACCGGGCTGGAGAGGGTCGGAGGTGTGGACCTGTCCTTCGTCAAAGGAGATGATGTTAACGCCTGTGCCCAGCTAGTGGTGCTCAGCTACCCAGATCTGGAG CTGCTATATGAGGACAGCCAGATGGTGACCCTAAccgccccatacattgcagggTTCCTGGCCTTCAGGGAGACTCCCTACCTGCTGGAGGCTCTTCAGCGCCTGGAGAAGACGCAGCCCAACCTGCTACCTCAG GTGGTCTTGGTGGATGGGAATGGCCTATTCCACTACAGAG AGTTTGGCCTGGCGTGTCATCTGGGCGTCCTGTCAGGGCTTCCTTGTGTAGGTGTGGCCAAGAACCTACTGCAAGTACAGGGGGTGACCAAGAGCCAGCAACACCAGTTGCAG ATTGCCTCGCTGCAGAAGGGAGGTGACAGTTTCCCTCTGACAGCTGCCTCCGGGAAGGTGCTGGGGAAG GCCCTGCGTAGTTCCGACAGCAGCACCAAACCTGTTTACGTGTCAACAGGCCACAGAATCAGCCTGGAGACGGCCCTGCGTCTGACACACACCTGCTGCCGCTACCGCGTCCCAGAGCCCATCAGACAG GCCGTCAGATCCAACCTGGACAACCCGCAGGGCACCAAGCAGCACTTAAACAAAGAGACCCACACACTCCGTTTACCCTGGAGACGGCGACGGGTACCCCGGTTTCCTGGTTTCCTCCCTCCAGACGGCTGCCAAGGTCAACCCCTTGACAAGCTGCACCGGTGCCTGGCAGCGGCAGGCTTGCCCCGGGTTTCTCGCGCAGCAGAATCAACAATATGGCCCCCGCTTCTCACCGTTTAA
- the LOC105021638 gene encoding endonuclease V isoform X3 — MGKASLRQLMVEEDTEDWQRSPDFTGLERVGGVDLSFVKGDDVNACAQLVVLSYPDLELLYEDSQMVTLTAPYIAGFLAFRETPYLLEALQRLEKTQPNLLPQVVLVDGNGLFHYREFGLACHLGVLSGLPCVGVAKNLLQVQGVTKSQQHQLQIASLQKGGDSFPLTAASGKVLGKALRSSDSSTKPVYVSTGHRISLETALRLTHTCCRYRVPEPIRQQHVVPQTWMSSLTGSGPDAALIITIVYGLWMFSRKQRTNAARRYVAVLRLARDAASCFFGMALGLDSLTNEIINYRFIVGLCLLLF, encoded by the exons ATGGGAAAG GCGtccctgaggcagctgatggtGGAGGAGGATACTGAGGATTGGCAGAGGAGTCCGGACTTCACCGGGCTGGAGAGGGTCGGAGGTGTGGACCTGTCCTTCGTCAAAGGAGATGATGTTAACGCCTGTGCCCAGCTAGTGGTGCTCAGCTACCCAGATCTGGAG CTGCTATATGAGGACAGCCAGATGGTGACCCTAAccgccccatacattgcagggTTCCTGGCCTTCAGGGAGACTCCCTACCTGCTGGAGGCTCTTCAGCGCCTGGAGAAGACGCAGCCCAACCTGCTACCTCAG GTGGTCTTGGTGGATGGGAATGGCCTATTCCACTACAGAG AGTTTGGCCTGGCGTGTCATCTGGGCGTCCTGTCAGGGCTTCCTTGTGTAGGTGTGGCCAAGAACCTACTGCAAGTACAGGGGGTGACCAAGAGCCAGCAACACCAGTTGCAG ATTGCCTCGCTGCAGAAGGGAGGTGACAGTTTCCCTCTGACAGCTGCCTCCGGGAAGGTGCTGGGGAAG GCCCTGCGTAGTTCCGACAGCAGCACCAAACCTGTTTACGTGTCAACAGGCCACAGAATCAGCCTGGAGACGGCCCTGCGTCTGACACACACCTGCTGCCGCTACCGCGTCCCAGAGCCCATCAGACAG CAACACGTGGTGCCTCAAACATGGATGTCCTCTCTGACAGGAAGCGGCCCGGATGCTGCCCTTATAATCACAATTGTCTACGGATTATGGATGTTTTCTCGGAAACAAAGGACCAATGCTGCTCGCCGGTATGTTGCAGTCCTTCGACTGGCACGTGATGCAGCAAGCTGTTTTTTTGGAATGGCATTAGGCCTCGACTCATTaacaaatgaaataattaattacagGTTTATTGTTGGGCTGTGCCTATTGTTGTTCTGA